The genome window GCGGGATGGGCCTGGGCCTCTACATTACCCGCGAGATCATCCAGCGCCACGGCGGGTATATGTGGCTGGAAAGCGAGGAGGGCCACGGCAGCACGTTTGGCGTGGCACTGCCGCTGCTGCCGGATAGACACGCTCGCGCCGACGGCGCTGCGAGTCCTGAGCACCACTCTACGCCGATTGCCGAGACGGCGTCGTAGGCGGACGAGGCCAGCCGGGGCGTATGCTATACGCCCCCTACCGGATCAAACCACCTGCACAGCGCTCTCGATTGTCCGGCTCACGAATTGACATACAGGACTATGTATCAACTCACAATCGCGCATCTGTACCCTGAGCAGATGAACATTTACGGCGACCGTGGCAATATCTTGACGCTGACGCAGCGCTGCCGCTGGCGGGGCATCGGCGTGGAGGTGGATGCGGTCAAGCCCGGTCAGGCCGTCGATTGGACGCGCTACGATCTGGCGTTTTTCGGCGGCGGGCAGGATAGCGGCCAGTCGCTGATCGCCGATGATTTCGTGGGGCGGCACGGCCCCAGCCTCAAGGCGGCGATCGACGATGGCCTGGTGCTGCTGGCGATCTGCGGCGGCTACCAGATGTTGGGCCATTACTTTTTGACGCATACCGGCGAGAAGCTGCCCGGCATCGGCGCGCTCGATCTGCATACGGTCGGCGGCAAGCAGCGGCTGATCGGCAATATCGCCGTCGAGTGGACCACGCCGCACGCCGGGTTGCGCACGCTGGTCGGCTTTGAAAACCACAGCGGGCGGACCTATCTGGGCGCTGGCGTGCAGCCGCTCGGACGGGTGCTGCGCGGCTACGGCAATAACGGCGAGGATGGTACCGAGGGCGCGGTCTATCGGAACGCCCACGGCTGCTATATGCATGGCTCGCTGCTGCCCAAAAATCCGCACTTCGCCGATCATCTGCTGGGGCTGGCGCTTCAGCGGCGCTACGGCGCTTCAGCGGCGCTCAATCCGCTCGACGACGCGCTGGAGACGCAGGCGCACGAGGTGATGATCGGGCGGCTAGTAGCGTAAACTAGAACAAAGGATCAAAGGAACAAGGGAACAAAGGGGATGTTGAACTCCCTGGCCCCCGACCCCTGATCCCTTGTTCCCTAGACTGTGAACTCGAAACACACCATGCGGCGGATCGCCTACTGCTCGCCGGTTAATCCGGTCGAATCAGGTATCTCAGATTACAGCGAAGAGCTATTGCCCTACCTCGGCCAGTACGCCGAGGTGGTTCTGTTTGTCGAGCGCGGCCTGGTGCCTGCCAATCTACAGGTGCGCGAGCACCTGACGATCCGCACACTCG of Herpetosiphonaceae bacterium contains these proteins:
- a CDS encoding glutamine amidotransferase; translation: MYQLTIAHLYPEQMNIYGDRGNILTLTQRCRWRGIGVEVDAVKPGQAVDWTRYDLAFFGGGQDSGQSLIADDFVGRHGPSLKAAIDDGLVLLAICGGYQMLGHYFLTHTGEKLPGIGALDLHTVGGKQRLIGNIAVEWTTPHAGLRTLVGFENHSGRTYLGAGVQPLGRVLRGYGNNGEDGTEGAVYRNAHGCYMHGSLLPKNPHFADHLLGLALQRRYGASAALNPLDDALETQAHEVMIGRLVA